In the Dama dama isolate Ldn47 chromosome 13, ASM3311817v1, whole genome shotgun sequence genome, one interval contains:
- the RTL1 gene encoding retrotransposon-like protein 1, whose amino-acid sequence MIEPSEDSFETMMERKNPSSKQMESSEGSSNTTVETPPGYGAEAAGLAGGLAQEMEEQSIDLRQDMEEPSSGPHREIKDPPNDLLQDLEESCEGSHLEEGGPFSGAPGGMEEAEDNPWESEEDQDYYTDLAESEEDESPEEPDSSTVEVMGMVKSIISLYFRTQDLREQQRVAEEILMNAISDGQLPNPSRFSGDRREYHEFIVLCQLILQSYPRVFCNDRLRVGYVISHLSGMAMEWASDLVERDSSVIDNFPAFLEAMNDTFEYRQALRVAEDAILHLRQGDRPAIEYINEFQSLIPTLGWPDEVLQAHLCQGLKEEIRHYLFRIPQPNSLKNLIALVLQIEDKLAERRAVFRLSPEVRPRHLTWLDSPGPERWTVNTWLPNQFHPDIRHNHLFLLFLVRVNPYHSVAVQALVDSEARSNYMDEEFAQEHHVELYQKPYAESAQFADSSLISNEPVWLYTEPLVCLHQNHQESLEFDIVASSTFSIILGIKWLQLHIPEIDWMKGRCTFHSPYCLKNCFRPPPPCIALEDHAISLLPGLPHQYSDLADVFNPKEADEETSDQPSSDGSDDLSESEPSELQQAGDSDQSEETFYDCTSNAPWEPVSAGMQEKAKQQEFWDLQDMLTGRHDYVQMIPEMFDQLHGATWFTKLELRGTIVEESMNIHKTEDVWKVAFGLELQNMTSYQTFPICADPIISQGVIHFILKDMIGIFVVSYGQDVLVYSMSQEEHYQHVRQVLVRFRYHHVYCSLQRSQFHQHTAEFLGFVVTPKGVKLNKSIVSTITGYPTPGSRKSLRNLMEFAFPYRHFVERFATITEPLIRRLRADLPFSWGDEEQEAFRGLKRAFHHAPLLYHPKPQNQFYLRTGVTKTTLYASLIQEDKRTGKKVSCAFYSRNISPTEVEASPVEMKILPIRAAFMVWCRYLENTEEPIMILLNKEDLASLNNDRLTVLLPGHWVFFFAHFYFDVKEMPSFDDVQPLPRRQRLRRQRALQRRATPTTRRAMFVTEQAPTRDQSPESEDKEESKDALHPDEPDRQNLQQRFLALVPVDQIFNSVLAHFSMAQIRAVMLHFYRGLLFWKNHLAMAALLVMLQFRRRLALLPAPTAGPARPPRQRSLSLFLDTSLLTSSGIATAVTQLFTQMPPPVGANALPAEELAELFLGPSPWQIHALRGLRITPRFWQTLCQFFGIRGPALAGTRTHPGSYHFLAPHVEGDEYVVSREALQDDLQRLHQSGLHDGLQDTSQDAQDDVWETLSPAAGARRPLQHLPTEAEVLARLSYIRSTQRGSTVIHWELTARALINFLMTVYTQALPPPGEASPPTEGATLEELPSDSDEDADLD is encoded by the coding sequence ATGATAGAACCCTCTGAAGACTCATTTGAGACGATGATGGAGCGTAAGAATCCATCATCAAAACAAATGGAGTCCTCCGAGGGCTCATCCAACACCACTGTGGAGACACCACCAGGCTACGGAGCGGAGGCGGCGGGGCTGGCCGGTGGCCTGGCCCAGGAAATGGAAGAGCAGTCCATTGATCTCCGCCAAGACATGGAGGAGCCATCCAGTGGCCCACATAGGGAAATAAAGGATCCACCCAATGACCTACTCCAAGACTTGGAGGAGTCATGCGAGGGTTCTCATCTGGAAGAGGGGGGTCCATTCAGTGGGGCACCTGGTGGAATGGAAGAGGCAGAGGACAACCCATGGGAGTCCGAGGAAGACCAAGACTACTACACTGACCTGGCTGAGTCGGAAGAAGACGAGAGTCCCGAAGAGCCAGATAGCTCAACAGTGGAGGTCATGGGCATGGTGAAGTCCATCATCTCTCTGTATTTCCGGACGCAAGACCTCAGAGAGCAGCAGCGAGTGGCGGAAGAGATCCTGATGAATGCGATCAGCGATGGCCAACTGCCGAACCCGAGCCGGTTCTCAGGCGATCGCAGAGAATACCATGAGTTCATTGTGCTCTGCCAGCTGATCTTACAGAGCTACCCAAGAGTGTTCTGCAATGACCGCCTTCGAGTGGGGTACGTCATCAGTCACCTCTCGGGCATGGCTATGGAATGGGCCAGTGACCTGGTGGAGAGAGACAGCTCCGTGATTGACAACTTCCCGGCCTTCCTGGAAGCCATGAACGACACGTTTGAGTACCGCCAGGCCCTGCGGGTAGCAGAAGATGCCATATTACACCTCAGGCAGGGGGATCGCCCCGCCATCGAATACATCAATGAGTTCCAGAGCCTGATACCCACCTTGGGCTGGCCGGACGAAGTCCTCCAGGCCCACCTGTGCCAGGGGCTCAAGGAAGAAATCAGGCACTATCTGTTCCGCATCCCGCAGCCGAATTCACTGAAAAACCTGATCGCACTGGTCCTGCAGATAGAGGACAAGCTGGCCGAGAGAAGGGCGGTGTTCAGGCTGTCCCCGGAGGTCCGCCCGCGGCACCTGACCTGGCTCGACTCACCTGGTCCCGAGAGGTGGACCGTGAACACCTGGCTGCCCAACCAGTTCCACCCTGACATCAGACACAACCACCTCTTCCTGCTATTCCTGGTGAGGGTGAACCCCTACCACAGCGTGGCGGTCCAGGCCCTGGTTGATTCGGAAGCGAGAAGCAACTACATGGATGAAGAATTCGCCCAAGAGCACCACGTGGAGCTTTACCAGAAGCCCTACGCAGAGTCGGCCCAGTTCGCGGACAGCTCACTGATCAGCAACGAACCGGTCTGGCTCTACACCGAACCCCTGGTGTGTTTGCACCAGAACCATCAAGAGTCTCTGGAATTCGACATTGTTGCTTCATCCACCTTCTCCATAATCCTAGGCATCAAGTGGCTCCAGCTCCACATCCCCGAAATCGACTGGATGAAAGGCCGCTGTACCTTCCACTCTCCCTACTGCCTGAAGAACTGCTTCCGCCCGCCCCCACCATGCATCGCTCTGGAAGACCATGCCATAAGCCTGCTGCCCGGATTGCCACACCAGTACTCCGACCTGGCCGACGTGTTTAACCCGAAGGAAGCAGATGAGGAGACTTCCGACCAGCCAAGCTCAGACGGATCCGATGATCTTTCTGAATCAgagccctctgagcttcagcaggctggagacagtgatcaaagCGAGGAGACCTTTTACGACTGCACCTCCAACGCGCCGTGGGAACCTGTGAGTGCCGGGATGCAAGAAAAAGCCAAGCAGCAGGAATTCTGGGATCTGCAGGACATGCTGACCGGCAGGCATGACTACGTACAGATGATTCCAGAAATGTTCGACCAGTTACACGGGGCTACATGGTTCACCAAGCTGGAGCTGCGTGGGACCATCGTGGAGGAAAGCATGAACATACACAAGACAGAAGACGTATGGAAAGTGGCGTTCGGTTTGGAGCTCCAAAACATGACGAGCTACCAGACCTTCCCGATCTGCGCAGACCCTATCATCTCCCAGGGTGTGATCCACTTTATCCTAAAGGACATGATCGGTATCTTTGTCGTCTCCTATGGGCAGGACGTCCTGGTCTACTCCATGAGCCAGGAGGAGCACTACCAACACGTGCGCCAAGTCCTGGTCCGCTTCCGCTATCACCACGTCTACTGTTCCCTACAGAGGAGCCAGTTCCACCAGCACACTGCCGAGTTCCTGGGGTTCGTCGTGACCCCCAAGGGGGTGAAACTCAACAAGAGCATCGTCAGCACCATCACAGGGTACCCCACCCCTGGGTCGAGGAAGTCCCTGCGAAACCTCATGGAATTCGCCTTCCCCTACCGGCACTTCGTGGAACGGTTCGCCACCATCACGGAGCCCCTGATACGGCGGCTCCGGGCTGACCTGCCTTTCTCCTGGGGGGACGAGGAGCAGGAGGCCTTCAGGGGCCTGAAGCGGGCATTCCACCATGCGCCCCTCCTCTACCACCCCAAGCCCCAGAACCAGTTCTACTTGCGGACGGGCGTCACCAAGACGACCCTGTACGCCAGCCTGATCCAAGAGGACAAGCGAACCGGCAAGAAAGTGTCCTGCGCTTTCTACTCTCGTAACATCTCCCCGACAGAGGTGGAGGCCTCGCCGGTGGAGATGAAGATCCTTCCAATCCGGGCTGCCTTCATGGTGTGGTGTCGCTACCTGGAGAACACCGAGGAGCCCATCATGATCCTTCTCAACAAGGAGGATCTAGCCTCTCTGAACAATGACAGGCTCACCGTACTTCTCCCCGGCCACTGGGTCTTCTTCTTCGCCCACTTCTACTTCGACGTCAAGGAGATGCCGAGCTTCGACGACGTCCAGCCCCTGCCCCGCCGGCAGAGACTCCGCCGCCAGAGGGCCTTGCAGCGCCGTGCCACCCCCACCACCAGGCGAGCGATGTTTGTCACCGAGCAGGCCCCCACCAGGGATCAGTCCCCAGAATCAGAGGACAAAGAGGAGAGTAAAGATGCCCTTCACCCAGACGAGCCCGATCGGCAGAACCTCCAGCAGAGGTTCCTGGCGCTGGTACCGGTGGACCAGATATTCAACAGCGTCCTAGCCCACTTCAGCATGGCCCAGATCAGGGCAGTCATGTTGCACTTCTACCGAGGCCTCCTGTTCTGGAAGAACCACCTGGCCATGGCCGCACTCCTCGTGATGCTTCAGTTCAGGAGGCGCCTGGCTTTGCTGCCCGCACCCACCGCGGGCCCAGCCCGGCCACCCCGACAGCGCTCTCTAAGCCTCTTCCTGGACACGTCCCTCCTCACCAGCAGTGGCATCGCCACCGCCGTCACCCAGCTGTTCACCCAGATGCCGCCTCCCGTAGGCGCCAATGCCCTCCCGGCCGAGGAGCTGGCCGAGCTGTtcctgggccccagcccctggcagatCCACGCCCTGCGGGGCTTGCGGATCACACCCAGGTTCTGGCAGACGCTGTGCCAGTTCTTCGGCATCAGGGGCCCTGCCCTCGCGGGCACCCGGACCCACCCGGGTTCATATCACTTCCTGGCACCGCACGTCGAGGGTGATGAGTATGTCGTCTCGCGAGAAGCCCTGCAAGACGACCTGCAACGTTTACATCAGTCTGGCCTGCATGACGGCCTGCAAGACACCTCGCAGGACGCGCAGGACGACGTGTGGGAGACCCTGAGCCCCGCTGCGGGCGCTCGCAGGCCCCTCCAGCACCTTCCCACCGAGGCCGAGGTCCTGGCCCGCCTGTCCTACATCCGCAGCACCCAACGGGGCTCCACCGTGATCCACTGGGAGCTGACGGCCAGGGCCCTGATCAACTTCCTGATGACTGTCTACACCCAGGCTCTGCCCCCGCCGGGCGAGGCAAGCCCCCCCACAGAAGGAGCCACGCTGGAGGAACTGCCCAGCGACTCCGACGAGGACGCTGACCTCGACTAG